The Thermoflexus sp. DNA segment GAGGACCAGAGAGATCGCCAAGTTACGCGGGGTCTGCGGCCTCGGCGAGTTCGGATCATACCATCCCTTCGCGGTAACGAACTGTTCCATCGCCTCCTCGAGTGCACGCAACTCCATGGGTCCCCTCCGGGTCGGAATCATGCGTTGCCCAGCGCTGAATGAAGGTCCAGGCCGCCGGACGCTCCGGGAGGCGGGTGCCCTCTTCCCTGCGACCCTCGGGACCACCGGGAAGGGGGAGGGATCCTCGGACCTAACCCCCCGGCCCCCTTCCCTCGTAGGGAAGGGGGAGCCTAAATCTCCCCTCCCCGAAACGGGGAGGGGAAATCGGGTTGTCGCCCACCGGCGGATGATCATACAAATACAAGGGAAAACCCCCTAACCGGCGGGAGGAGCCCCCGCGCGACCGGATTCCGTATACCGATTCTCCTGCCTCCTGGTTGTAAAATCAAAAGCTGAAGGATATCCGAAATCTCCAGAGCTGAGGCCGCGCGATGGAGTTCAAAGATTATTACGCGATCCTGGGGGTCTCCCCTGACGCCAGCGAAGAGGAGATCAAGCGAGCCTATCGGAAACTGGCCCGACAATACCATCCAGATGTGAACCCGGGCGACAAGGCGGCCGAGGAGAAATTCAAGGAAATCAATGAAGCATACGAGGTTCTCTCAGATCCAGAAAAGCGCCGAAAATACGATGAGCTCCGCCGCCAGTATGAAGCCTGGCGTCGGGCCGGTTACGATCCGGGCCAGTTCGACTGGTCTCCCTGGGTCCAGCCGGGCCGGGTGCGGGTCGAAATGGGCGATCTGGAGGACCTGCTCTCCGGGTTCTCGGATTTCTTTGAGATGCTGTTCGGGGGCATGCCCCGACGGACGCGCGGATGGACCACCACCCGGATCCGGGGGCGGGATATCGAGCAGCCGGTGACGCTCACCCTGGAGGAGGCCTTCCAGGGAACCACGCGGATCATTCGCACGCGGGATGGACGCCGCCTGGAAGTGCGCATCCCGCCAGGGGTGCGCTCGGGAGCTCGCGTGCGGGTTCCCGGGGCTGGAGAGCCCGGTTATGGCGGGCCTCCGGGGGATCTGTATCTGGTGGTTGAAATCGCTCCCCATCCCCGCTTCGAACAACGGGATCGGGATCTCTACGCCACGTTGCCGGTCGATCTCTACACCGCTGTCCTGGGGGGCGAGGTTCCCTTCCGCCATCTGGATGGAAGGACCCTCATGGTTCACGTTCCGCCGGAGACCCAGAACGGCACGCTGATCCGTCTGCGGGGAGAGGGCATGCCTTCCCCTCAGCATCCGGGCGAACGGGGAGACCTTTACCTTCGGGTCTCCGTGGAGCTGCCCCGCAACCTGACCCCCCGAGAACGCGAGCTGTTCGCCGAACTGGCCCGCCTGCGCCGAGGGCGCTGATGGCTCGCGCCGGTTCTGCCGCTCCCCTTCGCTTCTTGGGCGGGCCGCCCATTATTGGCTCATTCTTCTCAGGAGTGAAGATCGATGGGCTCACGAATCCGGGAAGGGTTATGGATCTTCATCGCGGGGATCCTCGCGCTGAGCGGATGCCGCTCGCTCCCCCTGCGGGAACTGATTTTCATCACGCCCACACCAGGATCTGGCAGCGTCATCGTTGTTCCGGCAGGGCCTTCGCCGACGCCCCCACCGATCCCACCAGGGCTTGACGAGGAGGAGCAGCGCCTGATCGCCATCTACCAGAAGGTCCTGCCCTCGGTGGTGAACATCGATGTGGAGGGAACAGAAGCCTCTGCCTTCGGGAGCGGATCGGGTTTTATCTATGACACCCGAGGACACATCGTCACCAACAACCACGTGGTGGAATTCGCTGAGGAAATCTGGGTGACCTTCTACGATGGGACCGTAGCGAAAGCCCGCGTGGTAGGGCGGGATGTCTTCAGCGATCTGGCCGTGATTCAGGTGGATGCGCCCCCGGAGCTCCTGCGCCCTGCCGAGCTGGGGGACTCGGATGCCCTTCGGGTTGGCCAGAAGGTGGTGGCCATCGGAAATCCCTTCGGCCTGCGGGGGACGATGACCCTGGGGGTGATCAGCGCGCTGGGCCGTGCTCTGGAGACCCCCACCCGCTTCCAGATCCCGGATGTCATCCAGACCGACGCGGCGATCAATCCGGGCAACTCTGGAGGGCCTCTGGTGGATCTGCAGGGGCGGGTGATCGGCGTCAATTCGGCTATCCGCACGGATTCCAGTGCGACGGGGATACCGGCCAACATCGGCATCGGGTTCGCGATCCCGGTGAACACCGTCAAGCGCGTGGTCCCCCAGCTGATCCAGAACGGCCGGGTTCGCTATCCTTACCTGGGG contains these protein-coding regions:
- a CDS encoding J domain-containing protein — translated: MEFKDYYAILGVSPDASEEEIKRAYRKLARQYHPDVNPGDKAAEEKFKEINEAYEVLSDPEKRRKYDELRRQYEAWRRAGYDPGQFDWSPWVQPGRVRVEMGDLEDLLSGFSDFFEMLFGGMPRRTRGWTTTRIRGRDIEQPVTLTLEEAFQGTTRIIRTRDGRRLEVRIPPGVRSGARVRVPGAGEPGYGGPPGDLYLVVEIAPHPRFEQRDRDLYATLPVDLYTAVLGGEVPFRHLDGRTLMVHVPPETQNGTLIRLRGEGMPSPQHPGERGDLYLRVSVELPRNLTPRERELFAELARLRRGR
- a CDS encoding S1C family serine protease produces the protein MGSRIREGLWIFIAGILALSGCRSLPLRELIFITPTPGSGSVIVVPAGPSPTPPPIPPGLDEEEQRLIAIYQKVLPSVVNIDVEGTEASAFGSGSGFIYDTRGHIVTNNHVVEFAEEIWVTFYDGTVAKARVVGRDVFSDLAVIQVDAPPELLRPAELGDSDALRVGQKVVAIGNPFGLRGTMTLGVISALGRALETPTRFQIPDVIQTDAAINPGNSGGPLVDLQGRVIGVNSAIRTDSSATGIPANIGIGFAIPVNTVKRVVPQLIQNGRVRYPYLGITSTGAISLAELRARGYDVPTTRGVLIQEVVPDGPAARAGLRGGTREVRVRGARILLGGDIITAIDGHPVSSFDELVSYLVNHTEVGRTVTLTILRDGQEREVRVTLGERPSP